The Pseudomonas saponiphila DNA window GCGTACCGGGCTAGTTGCATGACGGGCACAGGGAGGTGCCCACAGCCGAATCTGTTCCACGTCGAGCCTGTCTTCAGGCTCGACGCATGTCTGGCGCCGTTTGCGTCCGGGCATCAGTCGCCGCATAAGGACTTACGTTACTCATGTTGACCATCGCACTGTCCAAGGGCCGTATCCTCGACGACACGCTGCCGCTTCTGGCTGAAGCGGGCATCGTGCCGACCGAGAATCCGGACAAGAGCCGCAAACTGATCATCCCCACGACCCAGGACGATGTACGCCTGCTGATCGTGCGCGCCACCGATGTGCCGACCTATGTCGAACATGGCGCCGCCGACCTCGGGGTGGCCGGCAAGGACGTCCTGATGGAGTACTCCGGCCAGGGCCTGTACGAACCGCTGGACCTGCAGATTGCCCAGTGCAAGCTGATGACCGCCGGAGCCATCGGCGCCGTCGAACCCAAGGGGCGCCTGCGGGTAGCCACCAAGTTCGTCAACGTGGCCAAGCGTTACTACGCCGAACAGGGCCGCCAGGTGGACATCATCAAGCTCTACGGCTCCATGGAGCTGGCGCCGCTGATCGGTCTGGCGGACAAGATCATCGACGTGGTCGACACCGGCAACACCCTGCGGGCCAACGGTCTGGAGCCCCAGGAACTGATCGCCACCATCAGCTCCCGTCTGGTGGTCAACAAGGCATCGATGAAGATGCAGCACGCCCGTATCCAGGCGTTGATCGACACCCTGCGCAAGGCAGTGGAGTCGCGACACCGCGGCTGATTCACATGCGTGGCCTTGAGCCGCGCCCATCTATCCGCGTCATAGCCAGAATGCTCAGGTGCCCACGCGGATGGCTTGGTAGTCTTGCGGCGCCTGAGCTTTGCAAATCCAAGCTTGCCCTTTTGAGCACTCGCCAATTACTGAGGCCTTCGCTATGACCGCTCCGACTGCAATTCGCCGACTCAACGCTGCCGATCCGGATTTCGCCCGTCATCTGGATCATCTGCTGAGCTGGGAAAGTGTCTCTGACGATTCGGTCAATCAGCGGGTGCTGGACATCATCAAGGCCGTGCGCGAGCGCGGGGATGCGGCGCTGGTGGAGTTCACCCAGCGTTTCGACGGTTTGCAGGTGGCTTCCATGGCCGATCTGATCCTGCCGCGCGAGCGCCTGGAACTGGCCCTGACCCGAATCACCGTGGCCCAGCGTGAAGCCCTGGAAAAGGCCGCGGCGCGGGTGCGCAGCTATCACGAGAAACAGAAGCAGGATTCCTGGAGCTACACCGAGGCCGACGGCACGGTGCTGGGCCAGAAGGTCACGCCGCTGGACCGCGCCGGCCTGTATGTACCGGGGGGCAAGGCGTCCTACCCGTCGTCGGTGCTGATGAACGCGATCCCGGCCAAGGTGGCGGGCGTGGCTGAAGTGGTGATGGTGGTGCCGACCCCGCGTGGTGAAGTCAACGAACTGGTGCTGGCGGCGGCCTGCATTGCCGGGGTCGACCGGGTGTTCACCATCGGCGGCGCCCAGGCTGTTGCCGCGCTGGCCTACGGCACCGAAAGCGTGCCCCAGGTGGACAAGGTGGTCGGTCCTGGCAACATCTATGTGGCCACCGCCAAGCGCCACGTATTTGGCCAGGTCGGCATCGACATGATCGCCGGCCCCTCGGAGATCCTCGTGGTCTGCGACGGTCAGACCGATCCGGACTGGATCGCCATGGACCTGTTCTCCCAGGCCGAGCACGACGAAGACGCCCAGGCGATCCTGGTCAGCCCGGACGCCGAGTTCCTGGATAAAGTCGCTGCGAGTATCGCCAAGCTGCTGCCGACCATGGAGCGCGCGGAAATAATCAACACTTCGATCAATGGCCGTGGCGCCCTGATCCAGGTTCGCGACATGCAGCAAGCCATGGACGTGGCCAATCGCATTGCCCCCGAGCACCTGGAGTTGTCGGTGGCCGACCCGCAAGCCTGGCTGCCGCAGATCCGTCACGCCGGGGCGATCTTCATGGGCCGTCACACTTCCGAGGCGCTGGGCGATTATTGCGCCGGGCCGAACCACGTGCTGCCGACGTCCGGCACCGCGCGTTTCTCCTCGCCGCTGGGGGTGTATGACTTCCAGAAACGCTCGTCGATCATCTTCTGCTCCGAGCAGGGTGCGTCCGAGCTGGGCCGGACCGCCTCGGTGCTGGCCCGTGGCGAGTCGCTGACCGCCCACGCCCGCAGCGCCGAATACCGCATCGTCGACGACCAAGATCAGGGGCAATGAACATGAGCAAATTCTGGAGTCCGTTCGTCAAGAACCTGGTGCCTTACGTGCCGGGTGAACAACCCAAGCTGACCAAGCTGGTCAAGCTCAACACCAATGAAAACCCCTATGGCCCGTCGCCCAAGGCCCTGGCGGCGATGCAGGCCGAGCTCAACGACAACCTGCGCCTGTACCCCGACCCCAACAGCGACCTGCTCAAGCAGGCAGTGGCCAGTTACTACGGGGTGCAGGGCAACCAGGTGTTCCTCGGCAACGGTTCCGACGAAGTCCTGGCGCACATTTTCCATGGCCTGCTGCAGCAGGATCAGCCGCTGCTGTTCCCGGACATCAGCTACAGCTTCTACCCGGTGTACTGTGGGCTGTATGGCATCGATTACCAGGCGGTGCCCCTGGACGAACAGTTCCAGATCAACGTAGCCGACTACGCCAAGCCCAACGGCGGGATCATCTTCCCCAACCCGAACGCGCCGACCGGCTGCCTGCTGGCCCTGGAGGCGGTGGAGCAGATCCTCCAGGCCAGCCCGGATTCGGTGGTGGTCGTGGACGAAGCCTATATCGACTTCGGCGGCCAGACCGCCATCAGTCTGGTGGACCGCTACCCCAACCTGCTGGTGACCCAGACCCTGTCCAAGTCGCGCTCCCTGGCCGGCTTGCGGGTGGGCCTGGCGGTGGGCCATCCGGATCTGATCGAGGCTTTGGAGCGGATCAAGAACAGCTTCAACTCCTACCCGCTGGATCGCCTGGCGATCGTCGGTGCGGCGGCGGCCTTCGAGGACCGCGAATATTTCGCCAAGACCTGCCAGCTGGTGATCGACAGCCGCGAGTGGGTGGTGGCGCAGTTGCAGGCCAAGGGCTTTGAAGTGCTGCCATCGGCGGCCAACTTCATCTTTGCCCGCCACCCGCAGCACGATGCGGCGGGGCTGGCGGCCAAGCTGCGCGAGCAAGGGGTGATAGTGCGTCACTTCAAGCAGGAGCGGATCGCCCAGTTCCTGCGGATCAGCATCGGCACCCCGGAGCAGAACCAGGCACTGATCGACGGGTTGGGGCAGCTCTAAGTCGTGAGCTGCAAGCTGCAAGTTGGAAGCCCAGAGCAATGCCAGGAGCCTCTGACTTGCAGCTACAAGCTTGCCACTTGTAGCTGCAGCCCCCGGCTGCCCTCATTCGTGGTGCGGGTTGCCGAGGAAGGTCAGGGAGCTGAACAGGCCGCGTGAAGCCACATCCGGATCGTCCTTGAGCGGTACTTCAAGCTCTGCGGCAATCACGTTCAAGCCTTCATTTCTCACCAGCACTTGCGCGCGTCCCTGGGCATCGGTCTCGGTGCTCAGGGTGCTCGGTGCATTGCGATAATCGCCGATCAACTTGACCCCAGCCACGGGCTGCCCATCCAGCATTACCCGCACCGGCAGGCTGTTGCCCTGGCCCACCGTCAGCGGGTCGACTTCCGGCAGGATCAGCAGCTTGAGCTGTTCCAGCTTGGGCAGCTTCGCCCCCGCTTGATAGATCGCCAGGCTGTACTTGAAGGTGTGGGTCGAGGCGATCGCCCCCGGGACTTTACTGCGCCCCTGGTTGACCCAGCCTTTGTCCGCCGTTTGCGACCACGGACCGTTGTCCAGCGCCACGGCCAGCACCGCCGGTGGCTTGAGTGGTTGCAGGCGTGCGTGGTCGGCCAGGCGTTGTACGGTCACTGGAATCATTCTGGCGGCGCCGTCGTAGGCCCAGGCACCGCTGACCTTCTTGGCCTTGAAGGCATCGTCTTCGGCCCCGTGGCCGTAGATCACTTCGATATTCCCGCGTCGCTGTTCGGTCCACAGACCGTGGGCCGAGGCCTGGGTTGTACCCAGGGTGGCGAGCAGGCCCAGCAGGGCGATTGATTTGAGGTTGTGCATGGCGATTTCCGGCTACAGGTTGAGGGTCAGGCTGACGGTGAAGTTGCGCGGCTCGCCTGGAGTGACCCAGTAGTTGCTGTAGGAGCGCTCGTAGTACTTCTCGTCGAACAGGTTGTTCAGGTTCAGGCCCAGGGTCAGGTTGTCGCTGGCCTTGTAGTGGGCCAGCAGGTCCAGGGTGCGGTAGGCGGGCAACTCGAAGCTGCCTCCAGCCTCGCCCGAGCGATCGCCGACGTAGGTCAGGGCGGCGCCGACGTCCGAGCCTTTGAGTCGCCCGTCCTGAAACTCATAGACGCCCAACAGGCTGCCGCTGTGCTTGGCCACGCCGAGTATGCGGCTGCCGGACGGGATCGCCCGATCGCCCTTGGTGACCTCGGCATCGATCAGCGCATAGGCACCGATCACCCGCACCGCATCGGTCAACTGGCCGGTCACTTGCGCATCGAAGCCCTGGCTGCGGGCCTTGCCCACGGCGCGGCTGGAGTCGCTGCCGGGGTCCAGGGCCAGGACGTTTTCCTTGTCGATATGGAAGGCGGCCAGGGTCGCGCTCAGGCGTTCGTCGAACAGCTCGCTCTTGATCCCCACTTCATAACCGACACCTTCCTCGGGCTTGAAGGTCTTGCCGGCCGCATCCAGCCCGTTGTTGGGCTTGAACGAGGTGGAGGCGTTGGCGAACAGGCCCCACTGCGGAGTCAGTTGATACAGCAGGCCGGCGCGCTGGGTCAGGGCGTCGTGGCTCTGGCGGCTGCGTTTGCCGGTGGTGTGGTCGTCGATCTTTTGCTCGAAGTGTTCAAAGCGGGCGCCGAGCGTGCCGCGCAGGCGGTCAGTGAAGACGATCTGGTCCTGCAGGTTGAGGGCCCGGCTTTCGACATGCTCGAAAAAGTCCGTGCCGGAACGCTTGCCGTCAGGCTTGGCCTGGCCGTAGATCGGATCGTGGATATCAATGGCGTAAGGGCCGCCGGCGAAGGTGGTGACTCGTTCGTTCTTGCGGTAGTTCTCGTATTCGCTGCCGATCAACAGTTCGTGCTGCCAGCTGCCGGTATCGAACAGGCCGCGCAGTTCCAGCTGGGTGATGCTGTCGTGCCAGTTGTTGTCGCGCTCGCGGTAGCGCCGATTGACCGTCCGCTGGTCGGCATTCAGCGGACGGGCCTCCGAGGCGAAGCCCCACAACTTGCCTTCCTTGTAGTGGCTCGCCAGGCGCAGCTTCCAGCTGTCGTTGAGGTGATGTTCCAGGGCGGCCTGGAGCATGTTGTTGTGGTTGTCGATGTTGCCGTCGCTGGGTTCGCCGAGGAAGGTCTTGCGGGAGACGCCGCTCCAGCGGTTGTTGGGGGCGACGATACCGCGGTCGAAAGTCGAGCTGTGGCGCACGAATTCGCTTTCCACCAGCAGGCTGGTGTCCGGGTTCAATTGCCAGCTGAAGGAGGGCGCGACGAACACCCGGCGACTGTCGACGTGGTCGCGGAAGCTGTGGTTGTCCTCCACCGCCAGATTGACCCGGGACAGCAGATTGCCCTGAGCATCCAGCGGGGTGTTGAGGTCCAGGGCGGTGCGGTAGCGGTCCCAACTGCCGGCGCTGGTCTGCAGGGTGGTGAAGGCTTCGGGCTGGGGTTTCTTGGTCACGATATTCACCGTACCGCCGGGGTCGCCGCGACCATAGAGGCTGGCGGCCGGGCCCTTGAGTACTTCGATGCGCTCGATATTGGCCGCGTCCGGGGTGCTGGGGTAGCCGCGGTTGGCGCTGAAGCCGTCCTTGTAGAACTCCGAGGTGGTGAAGCCGCGCACGCTGTATTCATACAGAGTCAGGCCGCCGAAGTTGTTCTGCTTGGAGACTCCGCTGGCAAACTCCAGGGCGCGTTCGACGTTGCTGCTGCCCAGGTCCTTGAGCACGCTGGCGGGGATCACGCTGACAGATTGCGGGATGTCACGGATCGCCGTATCGGTCTTGGTGGCGCTGGCCGAGCGCGTGGCCCGGTAGCCTTTGACCGGCCCTGTGGCGGATTCGTATTCGCTGGTGATGCGGGTTGTTTCGAGCTCCAGGGGCTGCGGTTCTTCGGCGAGCAGGGGATCGGCCAGCAGGCCCAGGGCCAGGCCGGCCAGGGGGAGGATTTTTCGGGACGTCATGGGGCTGTTCCAATAGCAATATTGAAACAATATAACATGACCAATGAGAATGTATGCTGTTGGCCCGGCATCGCCGGGCCCAGCTTTACTCTGCTTCCTTGACCGGTGCGGGGGGCGGACGCAGGCCGATTTCCGCCGTCAGCTTGAGTTCCTTGCCATTGCGCATCACCAGGATTGCGACTTTTTCCATCGGCTTGATGCGCGCCACCTGGTTCATCGAGCGGCGGCCGTCGCCGGCAGGTTCGCCGTCGATGCTGAGGATCACATCCCCCAGTTGCATGCCGGCTTTCTGTGCCGGGCCATCGCGGAAGATCCCCGCCACCACGATTCCGGGACGTCCGGCCAGGCCGAAGGACTCCGCCAGTTCCTGAGTCAGCGGTTGCACTTCGATTCCTAGCCAGCCGCGGATCACTTGACCATGCTCGATGATCGACTTCATCACCTCCATGGCCAGCTTGATCGGAATGGCGAAGCCGATGCCCTGTGAGCCGCCGGACTTGGAGAAGATCGCGGTGTTGATCCCGGTCAGGTTGCCATTGGCGTCCACCAGGGCGCCGCCGGAGTTGCCCGGGTTGATCGCGGCGTCGGTCTGGATGAAATCTTCGTAGTTGTTCAGGCCCAGCTGATTGCGTCCAGTGGCGCTGATGATGCCCATGGTCACGGTCTGGCCGACCCCGAACGGGTTGCCGATGGCCAGGGCGACGTCGCCGACGCGGACGCTTTCCGAGCGGCCGACGGTGATCGAAGGCAGATTCTTCAGGTCGATCTTGAGCACCGCCAGATCGGTTTCCGGATCGCTGCCGATGACTCGGGCCAGGGTTTCCCGCCCATCCTTGAGCGCCACCACGATCTGTTCGGCGCCGGAAGTCACGTGGTTGTTGGTCAGCAGATAACCTTCGGGGCTCATGATCACCCCGGAACCCAGGCTCGACTCCATGCGCTGCTGCTTGGGCAGGTTGTCGCCGAAGAAACGCCGGAACTGCGGGTCTTCAAACAGCGGGTGGGCCGGCTTGTTGATCACTTTGGTGGTGTACAGGTTAACCACCGCAGGCGCGGCAATCAGCACCGCATCGGCATAGGACACCGGTCCCTGCCGGGTGCTGGTGGTTTGTGGCGCTTGCTGCAGGTTGACGTCCAGGCTGGGCAGGCCGACCCACTGGGGGTAGCGCTGAATAATCAGCAACGCGATGAGCACGCCGGCCAGAAGCGGCCAGCCAAAAAAACGCAGAGCCTTGAGCATTGAGCGAGTCCTGGGTGGTTACGAAGGGCTGCGCACGGCCCATAATGTCGCGCATTATACGAGGCCGCGCGCGCCTCTGAACGGGATATTTAGGAGTCTTTTATGGCCGTTGCCCTGAGTACATTGGTGGAAGAAGCGGACCGCTATCTGGGCAGTTCACGCATCGCCGACTACTGCCCCAATGGCCTGCAGGTCGAAGGGCGTCCGCAGGTGATGCGTATTGTCAGCGGCGTCACCGCGAGCCAGGCATTGCTGGATGCCGCCGTGGAGGCCAAGGCCGATCTGGTGCTGGTGCATCACGGCTACTTCTGGAAAGGCGAGAACCCCTGCATCACCGGCATGAAGCAGCGTAGGTTGAAAACCCTGCTCAAGCACGACATCAGCCTGTTGGCCTATCACCTGCCCCTGGACCTGCATCCCGAGGTGGGCAACAACGTGCAGTTGGCCCGGCAGCTGGAGATCACCGTGGAAGGCCCATTGGACCCGGAGAACCCCAAGGTCGTCGGTCTGGTCGGATCCCTCAGCGAACCCATGACCGCGCGGGACTTTGCCCGGCGGGTGCAGGAAGCGATGGGCCGTGAACCGCTGCTGATCGAAGGCAGCGAGATGATCCGCCGGGTCGGCTGGTGCACCGGTGGGGGCCAGGGCTACATCGACCAGGCGGTGCAGGCCGGCGTCGACCTGTACCTGAGTGGCGAGGCCTCGGAGCAGACCTTCCACAGTGCCCGGGAAAACGACATCAGTTTCATCGCCGCCGGCCATCACGCCACCGAGCGTTACGGCGTCCAGGCCCTAGGCGACTATCTGGCCCGGCGCTTTGCCCTGGAACACCTGTTCATCGACTGCCCCAACCCGATCTGATCCCGTGCATGGGCCGTCCGGGCAGGCGATTTTTCTGCCTAACCGGGCGGCATATTCATATATCGTTTCGTTCTAGTTGGCTTCCTGATTAGAAGCAGGTCGCTGTGCTAGCATGCCCCGCTCGAACACGGCCCGATGGCCGTCCATAAGAAAGCTTTCGTGAGTAGCCATGGTCGACAAACTGACGCATCTGAAACAGCTGGAGGCGGAAAGCATCCACATCATCCGCGAGGTGGCCGCCGAGTTCGACAACCCGGTGATGCTGTACTCCATCGGTAAAGACTCCGCCGTGATGTTGCATCTGGCCCGCAAGGCGTTCTTCCCCGGCAAGCTGCCGTTCCCGGTGATGCACGTCGATACCCAGTGGAAATTCCAGGAAATGTACAAGTTCCGCGACCGCATGGTCGAAGAACTGGGCCTGGACCTGATCACTCACGTCAACCCGGATGGCGTGGCCCAGGGCATCAACCCTTTCACCCACGGCAGTGCCAAGCACACCGATATCATGAAGACCGAGGGCCTCAAGCAGGCCCTGGACAAGTACGGTTTCGACGCCGCGTTCGGCGGCGCCCGTCGCGATGAAGAGAAGTCCCGCGCCAAGGAGCGCGTCTACTCGTTCCGCGACAGCAAGCACCGCTGGGACCCGAAGAACCAGCGCCCCGAGCTGTGGAACGTCTACAACGGCAAGGTCAACAAGGGTGAGTCGATCCGCGTGTTCCCGCTGTCCAACTGGACCGAGCTGGACATCTGGCAATACATCTACCTGGAAGGCATCCCGATCGTGCCGCTGTACTTCGCCGCCGAGCGTGAAGTGATCGAGAAGAACGGTACCCTGATCATGATCGATGACGAGCGCATCCTCGAACATCTGTCCGATGAAGAGAAAGCCCGCATCGTCAAGAAGAAAGTGCGTTTCCGTACCCTTGGCTGCTACCCGTTGACGGGCGCGGTGGAGTCCGAGGCCGAGAGCCTGACGGACATCATCCAGGAAATGCTCCTGACGCGAACTTCCGAGCGCCAGGGCCGGGTCATCGACCACGATGGCGCAGGCTCGATGGAAGATAAAAAACGTCAGGGTTATTTCTGAGTTTTAAGTTACAAGCGACAAGCTGCAAGTTGCCTGCGTGATGCGTAGCTTGTGGCTTGATGCTTGCGGCAGGTTGCTGTGAGCCGACACCGGATGACTCGTCATGGATTTCGAGAAACTGGTGGTCTGGCGTAGAAGCAAAGCCTTGGCGGTGGAGATCTACAGAGAGTTTGCGCGATGTGAGGATTTCTCCTTCCGGAGTCAGATCACGCGCTCAGCACTCTCGGTGCCCTCCAATATTGCCGAAGGCATGGAGCGGCGTAGCGCCAGAGAGAAAGTTCACTATCTCTGGATCGCCAAAGCCTCCAATGGCGAGCTGCGCACGCAGATCATCATCGGTCAGGAAATTGCCTACATCACACAACCGCTGGCTGAACACTGGATTACAGAAACTCGCGAGCTTTCGAAAATGCTCAGCGGCTTGATCAAAAAAATTTCTGACTAGCTGTACGCCGACAAGCTTGCCGCTTGAAGCTGACAGCTTGGAGCTTGAACGCTATGAGCCATCAATCTGATTTGATCAGCGAGGACATCCTCGCGTACCTGGGCCAGCACGAACGTAAAGAGCTGCTGCGCTTTCTCACCTGCGGCAACGTCGATGACGGCAAGAGCACCCTGATCGGGCGCCTGCTGCACGACTCGAAGATGATCTACGAAGACCACCTGGAAGCCATTACCCGGGATTCGAAGAAGGTCGGCACCACCGGTGACGACATCGACCTGGCATTGCTGGTCGATGGGCTGCAGGCCGAGCGCGAGCAGGGCATCACCATTGATGTCGCCTACCGCTATTTCTCCACCGCCAAACGCAAGTTCATCATCGCCGACACCCCCGGCCATGAGCAGTACACCCGCAACATGGCCACCGGTGCTTCCACCTGTGACCTGGCGATCATCTTGGTGGATGCCCGCTACGGCGTGCAGACCCAGACCCGTCGCCACAGCTTCATCGCCTCGTTGCTGGGCATCAAGCACATCGTCGTCGCCATCAACAAGATGGACCTCAAGGACTTCGATGAAGGTGTGTTCGAGTCGATCAAGGCCGACTACCTGAAGTTTGCCCAGGGCCTGAAGTTGCAGCCCACCAGCCTGCACTTCGTGCCGATGTCGGCGCTCAAGGGCGACAACGTGGTGAACAAGAGCGAGCGTTCGCCCTGGTACACCGGGCAGTCGCTGATGGAAATCCTCGAAACCGTGGAAGTGGCCGGTGACCGCAACTTCACCGACCTGCGTTTCCCGGTGCAGTACGTCAACCGTCCGAACCTGAACTTCCGTGGCTTTGCCGGCACCCTGGCCAGCGGCATCGTGCACAAGGGCGACGAAGTCGTGGTGCTGCCGTCGGGCAAGAGCAGCCGGGTCAAGTCCATCGTCACCTTCGAGGGCGAGCTGGAGCAGGCAGGCCCGGGCCAGGCCGTGACCCTGACCATGGAAGACGAGATCGACATCTCCCGTGGCGACCTGCTGGTGCATGCCGACAACGTGCCGCCGGTCACCGACAGCTTCGAAGCCATGCTGGTGTGGATGGCCGAAGAGCCGATGCTGCCGGGCAAGAAATACGACATCAAGCGTGCTACCAGCTACGTGCCGGGCTCGATTGCCAGCATCATCCACAAGGTCGATGTGAACACCCTGGAAGAGGGCGCGGCCAGCGCGCTGCAACTGAACGAGATCGGCAAGGTCAAGGTCAGCCTCGACGCGCCGATCGCCTTGGATGGCTACGACAGCAACCGCACCACCGGGGCCTTCATCGTCATCGACCGCTTGACCAACGGCACCGTCGGCGCCGGCATGATCATCGCCCAGCCAGTGGCCCATGGCAGCGCCACCCACCATGGCAAGCTGGCCCATGTCGCCACCGAAGAGCGTGCCCAGCGCTTCGGCCAGCAACCGGCCACCGTGCTGTTCAGCGGCCTGTCGGGCGCCGGCAAGAGCACCCTGGCCTACGCCGTGGAGCGCAAGCTGTTCGACATGGGGCGCGCGGTGTATGTGCTCGATGGCCAGAACCTGCGGCACGACCTGAACAAGGGCCTGCCCCAGGACCGTGCCGGGCGGACCGAGAATTGGCGCCGTGCGGCCCACGTCGCCCGTCAGTTCAACGAAGCCGGCCTGCTGACCCTGGCGGCGTTCGTGGCGCCGAGTGCCGAAGGGCGCGAGCAGGCCAAGGACCTGATCGGCAAGGAGCGTCTGCTGACGGTTTACGTCCAGGCATCGCCTGCGGTGTGCGCCGAGCGTGATCCGCAAGGGCTGTACGCGGCGGGCGGGGATAACATCCCGGGCGAATCCTTCCCTTACGACGTGCCGCTCAATGCCGATCTGGTGATCGACACCCAGGCGCTGTCGGTGGAAGAGAGTGTCAAGCAGGTGCTGGACCTGTTGCGTAGCCGCGGCGCGATCTAAGCCGTAGCCAAAAGCCCGCAGTCGAGTGATCGGCTGCGGGCTTTTTTGTGCGCTTGAATTAGCCTTCCCCGGCCAGGACGGTTCAGCTCCGTAGGAGCTGGCTTGCCAGCGAAGAGGCCCTCAAGGTTTTGCCGGATACTCTCGATGCAGCTTTTCCAGCAGCGCATCCTTGGCCTGCCACTGCTGGTTGATCCAGCCCTGGAATTCCTGACGATAGGCCGTGTCCTGCTCGTAGTTCCGGCCAATGAACTGCGGCGGAATCCGCACCTCCTCGAAGTGCACCACCACGTCCTTGACTCGGCCGCACAGCAGGTCCCAGAAACCGGGACGGCCAGCGGGATAGTGCAGGGTCACATCGATGATCGAGTGCAACTGCTCGCCCATGGCGTCGAGGACGAAGGCGATGCCGCCAGCCTTGGGCTTGAGCAGGTAGCGGAACGGTGATTGCTGCTGGGCGTGCTTGGCCTCGGTAAAGCGCGTGCCTTCGACGAAGTTGAAGATACCCACCGGGTTGTTGCGAAACTTCGCGCAGGTCTTGCGGGTGGTTTCCAGATCCTTGCCTTTCTTCTCCGGATGCTTTTCCAGGTAGGCCTTGGAGTAGCGCTTCATGAACGGAAAACCCAGGGCCCACCAGGCCAGGCCAATCACCGGCACCCAGATCAATTCTTGCTTGAGGAAGAACTTCAGCGGGCGGATGCGCCGGTTGAACACGTACTGCAGGACCATGATGTCGACCCAGCTCTGGTGGTTGCTGGTGACCAGGTAGGAGTGCTGGTAATCCAGGCCTTGCAGGTCCTGCACATGCCAGCGGGTGCGGCACACCAGCTGCATCCAGGCCTTGTTGTTGCTGATCCAGGCTTCGTGGGTGTGGTTCATCAGCCAGTGCGTCAGGCGCTGGGTGAGGGCGAAGGGCAGGGCCTTGCAGATCGCCACGCAGAACAGGAACGAGCACAGCAGGATGGTGTTCAG harbors:
- the cysD gene encoding sulfate adenylyltransferase subunit CysD, yielding MVDKLTHLKQLEAESIHIIREVAAEFDNPVMLYSIGKDSAVMLHLARKAFFPGKLPFPVMHVDTQWKFQEMYKFRDRMVEELGLDLITHVNPDGVAQGINPFTHGSAKHTDIMKTEGLKQALDKYGFDAAFGGARRDEEKSRAKERVYSFRDSKHRWDPKNQRPELWNVYNGKVNKGESIRVFPLSNWTELDIWQYIYLEGIPIVPLYFAAEREVIEKNGTLIMIDDERILEHLSDEEKARIVKKKVRFRTLGCYPLTGAVESEAESLTDIIQEMLLTRTSERQGRVIDHDGAGSMEDKKRQGYF
- a CDS encoding four helix bundle protein, whose product is MDFEKLVVWRRSKALAVEIYREFARCEDFSFRSQITRSALSVPSNIAEGMERRSAREKVHYLWIAKASNGELRTQIIIGQEIAYITQPLAEHWITETRELSKMLSGLIKKISD
- the cysN gene encoding sulfate adenylyltransferase subunit CysN, giving the protein MSHQSDLISEDILAYLGQHERKELLRFLTCGNVDDGKSTLIGRLLHDSKMIYEDHLEAITRDSKKVGTTGDDIDLALLVDGLQAEREQGITIDVAYRYFSTAKRKFIIADTPGHEQYTRNMATGASTCDLAIILVDARYGVQTQTRRHSFIASLLGIKHIVVAINKMDLKDFDEGVFESIKADYLKFAQGLKLQPTSLHFVPMSALKGDNVVNKSERSPWYTGQSLMEILETVEVAGDRNFTDLRFPVQYVNRPNLNFRGFAGTLASGIVHKGDEVVVLPSGKSSRVKSIVTFEGELEQAGPGQAVTLTMEDEIDISRGDLLVHADNVPPVTDSFEAMLVWMAEEPMLPGKKYDIKRATSYVPGSIASIIHKVDVNTLEEGAASALQLNEIGKVKVSLDAPIALDGYDSNRTTGAFIVIDRLTNGTVGAGMIIAQPVAHGSATHHGKLAHVATEERAQRFGQQPATVLFSGLSGAGKSTLAYAVERKLFDMGRAVYVLDGQNLRHDLNKGLPQDRAGRTENWRRAAHVARQFNEAGLLTLAAFVAPSAEGREQAKDLIGKERLLTVYVQASPAVCAERDPQGLYAAGGDNIPGESFPYDVPLNADLVIDTQALSVEESVKQVLDLLRSRGAI
- a CDS encoding acyltransferase: MLEFLPAVVRGIIASILLALNTILLCSFLFCVAICKALPFALTQRLTHWLMNHTHEAWISNNKAWMQLVCRTRWHVQDLQGLDYQHSYLVTSNHQSWVDIMVLQYVFNRRIRPLKFFLKQELIWVPVIGLAWWALGFPFMKRYSKAYLEKHPEKKGKDLETTRKTCAKFRNNPVGIFNFVEGTRFTEAKHAQQQSPFRYLLKPKAGGIAFVLDAMGEQLHSIIDVTLHYPAGRPGFWDLLCGRVKDVVVHFEEVRIPPQFIGRNYEQDTAYRQEFQGWINQQWQAKDALLEKLHREYPAKP